The Paraburkholderia sp. FT54 genome includes a region encoding these proteins:
- the hfq gene encoding RNA chaperone Hfq, with amino-acid sequence MTSEHDRTPSVQDDFLQTLVRDKTTVNVFLVSGIRLSGQLAAFDQFAVLLKSGPAMQLVFKHAISTVMPVNGTGMARDPTETPVSGDKPNHSRARVR; translated from the coding sequence TTGACCTCAGAACATGACCGCACGCCCAGCGTACAAGACGACTTTCTGCAGACGCTCGTAAGGGACAAGACCACCGTAAATGTGTTCCTCGTGAGCGGCATCAGACTGAGTGGTCAACTGGCCGCCTTTGACCAGTTTGCCGTTCTGCTGAAGTCTGGTCCAGCCATGCAACTCGTATTCAAACATGCCATTTCAACCGTGATGCCGGTCAATGGCACGGGCATGGCACGCGACCCGACCGAGACGCCGGTGAGTGGCGACAAGCCGAACCACTCGCGAGCGCGCGTCCGGTGA
- a CDS encoding Uma2 family endonuclease: MGTPALLDRCELLAAWHRLVPEAELAGRHPYELDELGEAILNCSPSARRQIVLTDVYCHLTEQIGHLAAMSVAVTTSSFGIRVPDVVWMPCDKWESFDRDDPAPFVPDLCVEVLLDSDRMHDIERRVMAYLEGGAREVIVIGQRGQVDYWGATGRRKASMFDVKVLLDPMYFGERGAAAMAGDVRR, encoded by the coding sequence ATGGGCACACCTGCGCTTCTGGACCGCTGCGAACTTCTCGCCGCGTGGCATCGTCTTGTTCCCGAGGCAGAACTTGCCGGCCGCCACCCATATGAGCTAGACGAACTCGGCGAAGCCATACTGAATTGCTCCCCGTCAGCCAGGCGCCAGATAGTGCTTACGGACGTCTACTGTCATCTGACCGAACAGATTGGTCACCTTGCCGCCATGTCGGTGGCCGTTACAACCTCATCATTTGGCATCAGGGTCCCGGACGTCGTCTGGATGCCGTGTGACAAGTGGGAAAGTTTCGACCGCGACGACCCGGCGCCGTTTGTTCCAGACCTTTGCGTCGAGGTGCTGCTTGATAGCGACCGGATGCACGACATCGAGCGGAGGGTCATGGCCTATCTCGAAGGCGGTGCCCGCGAAGTCATAGTCATTGGCCAGCGCGGGCAGGTCGACTATTGGGGAGCCACTGGCCGGCGGAAAGCCTCAATGTTCGATGTGAAGGTACTGCTCGACCCCATGTATTTCGGAGAACGCGGCGCAGCCGCAATGGCTGGCGATGTTCGTCGTTGA